The window TCCCTTTTTGAGTAGCCAAGTGCAAGTGTTCGATGACTTCTTCTGTTTGACCAGACAAGGATAGTCCGATAACCAGGCAAGTCTGATCTAGGATATTGGTTGTCCAAATGAGATTGTTTTTATCTGTAATGGCATCGCAGACAACCCCCAGCCGCATAAAACGAGACTTGATTTCCATGGCTACCAGGCCAGAACTACCGATACCATAGAAATAGACACGCTTACTGCTGTCAATGAGCTTAGCAATTTCTTCTAATTTTTCCTCGTCCACCAAATTATTGGTTGCTGTCAGAATTTCTTCGTAGTCGATCAGGACATTTTTTGTTAGGCTACGTTGCAATTTTTCGAAATGTTTATCTAAATATTGCTGGTTATTCTGAAACGCAAAAACAAATTCTCTGTAGCCAGAAAAACCACATTTTTTAGCGAATCTGGTCAGAGCAGACGGTGAAATATGCAGAGTTTGAGTGGTATTTTCTAGACTGAGATCAGCACTAGCAGGATCAAGCTGGGTAAAGTAGCTGGCAATCTGCTTCTCAAGTTTTGTCATCTGGTCCAAATGGGCCTCTATGATGGCCGTAATATGCTTAGGTGTTTGTAACATTTTCCATTCCTTTGATAGCTTCTGAGGATATTATACCACTAAAAACTCCTCATTGATAGGTTTTGTGTTATAATGGAACTGTAAAAGGGAACGTAGTGTTATGTATATAGAAATGATTGATGAAACAGGGCAGGTTTCTGCTCAAATGCAGGAGCAGATTACAGAATTGCTCCAGTTTGCGGCTGAAAAAATCGGCAAGCAGAATAAGGAAATGGCTGTGACCTTTGTGGACAATGCTCGCGTCCATGAGGTCAATTTGGAATACAGAGGAATTGACCGTCCCACTGATGTTGTCAGCCTAGAGTATAAGCCAGAGTCAGAAATTATCTTTGATGAGGAAGACTTACTGGACAACCCTGAACTGGCTGAAATGATGGAAGATTTCGATGCCTATATTGGCGAATTGTATATTTCCATCGATAAGGCGCGTGAGCAGGCTGATGATTATGGCCATAGCTACGAGCGCGAAATGGGCTTTTTGGCTGTACACGGTTTTCTGCATATCAATGGCTATGATCATTATACGCCAGAAGAAGAAGCAGAAATGTTTGGTTTACAAGAAGAAATTTTGACAGCTTATGGACTTACAAGAGAATAATTCAAAAAATCGCTGGAAAAATAGGGAATTGATGGCCAGCTTGGACTTTGCTATGTCAGGTCTTTTGACGGCTTTCAAGGAAGAGCGCAACATGAAGAAGCATCTAGCTTCAGCTGTCCTAGTTGTGCTTGCGGGATTGATTTTTCAGGTATCTGTTACAGAATGGCTTTTCCTCTTGCTTAGTATCAGTTTGGTCATTGCTTTTGAAATCATGAACTCAGCTATCGAGAGTGTAGTGGATTTGGCTTCTGACTATCATTTCCATCTATTAGCTAAGAATGCAAAAGATATGGCAGCAGGGGCAGTCTTGTTTGTGTCAGGCTTTGCCTTGTTGACAGGTCTTATTATCTTTGTGCCGAAAATTTGGGACTTTATTTTTTAGAAATTAAGGAGAATACATGACATTTAAGTCAGGTTTTGTGGCGATTTTAGGTCGTCCAAACGTTGGGAAATCAACCTTTCTCAACTATGTAATGGGGCAAAAAATTGCCATCATGAGCGATAAGGCTCAAACAACCCGTAATAAGATTATGGGCATTTATACGACAGAAGAAGAGCAAATTGTCTTCATTGACACACCAGGAATTCACAAACCCAAGACGGCTTTAGGAGATTTTATGGTGGAATCTGCCTACAGCACCCTGCGTGAAGTGGACACGGTCCTCTTTATGGTGCCAGCCGATGAAAAACGAGGCAAGGGTGACGACATGATTATGGAGCGGCTCAAGCAGGCAAAAGTTCCAGTTATCCTCGTTGTTAACAAGATTGATAAGGTTCATCCAGACCAGTTACTTGAGCAGATTGATGATTTCCGTCAACAGATGGACTTCAGGGAAATTGTGCCCATTTCTGCTACTCAAGGGAACAATGTCAATCGCCTGATGGAAATTCTAAAAGAAAATCTGGACGAAGGTTTCCAGTATTTCCCAGCAGACCAGATTACCGACCACCCAGAACGTTTCTTGGTGTCTGAGATGATTCGGGAGAAGGTCTTGCACCTGACCCGTGAGGAAATTCCGCACTCTGTTGCCGTTGTCATCGAATCTATGAAACGTGATGAATTTACCGACAAGGTCCATATCCGAGCGACGATTATGGTTGAGCGTGATAGCCAGAAAGGCATTATCATCGGCAAGCAAGGAGCCATGCTCAAGAAAATCGGCTCCATGGCCCGCCGCGATATCGAACTCATGTTAGGCGACAAAGTCTTCCTCGAAACCTGGGTCAAGGTCAAGAAAAACTGGCGTGACAAAAAACTCGACCTCGCCGATTTTGGCTATAATGAGAAAGAGTATTAAAAACGTCCGGGGGACGTTTTTAACCCGAGCCAAGAAATTGGAGAGCGAGGTAGTCCGGGGGAGTGAAGCAGTCTGGGAATAGACTGTTTCAGCTGGTCACCTAATAATGCGAAAGTGACCATGTGAAAACCCGAGCTTGAAAACCAGAGAGCGAGGTAGCCTGGTGTGACTTGTCTCGCCAGAATAGAAATGAATTAATTTCAAGCGTGAAGCACCACTTTTGTGGTGTTTTCCGTCGTTACGGTGAAATATTATGACGATTAGGGCAGTTAATGAACAGACACTTTCTATCTGGGCTTCTTTTGCAATTCAGGTTTGGCAGACAAAAGAGCAAGTTTTGATAGAAAAATTTTCAAATAATGAGTTTCCTTTTGAGTTTTTGTATTACTCTCAAAGTGAGGAGCCGATAGCGTGGATTAGTTTGTCGCTTCGCCACGACTATGTAGAAGGATGTCAGGCAAGTCCAGTTGCCTATTTAGAAGGGATTTTTATTAGCCCGAATTACCGTAGTCAAGGGATTGCGAAAGAACTGTTGAATTTTGCTGAGCATTGGGCTAAAAGTCAAGGGATATGCCAACTAGGATCTGATGCGGAACTGGATAATCTACTAAGCCAGAATTTTCATATCAAACATGGCTTCCGAGAAGTTAGCCGAACCGTTCACTATGTTCGAGATTTGAATAGTGAATAAAAGTATGTCTATCAAAAATTTAGTTAAGAAAGGAATGCCGAATAGGTGTTGGAATTGACCTCGCCTAGGCCTCTGTGAAAATCACAACCGTGACCTAGGTGCCGATGCACCGTCGGTCAGGTTCCTATTTTTCTTTTATTTTGTAATTTTGTTAGAAAGGACGAGTGTTTGCGTACTTGAACCCGAGCTAAAAGCTCGGAAAATAGATAGAGCTCCTTGTGTGCAAGCCACACAGCGTCGCTCTCCTAATTTTCAGTCGCTTTTTACGCTCTTGGTATCGTACATTGCCCGAATTACCTGAGGTTGAAACGGTTCGTCGTGGTTTGAAACGATTGGTCAAGGGAAAGGTCATCGAAAAGGTCAAGGTGACCTATGCTCCAATGGTAAAGACTGGTGTAGATACTTTCTGCCAAGACTTGATTGGACAGGAAATAGAGCATGTGGAACGCCGAGGGAAGTACCTGCTGTTGTACTTAACGGATTTTGTTTTGATTTCCCATTTACGCATGGAAGGTAAGTACAATTTCTTTCCAGAACAGGTGCCTACCAACAAGCACTTTCATGTCTTGTTTACTTTTACAGACGGGTCGACCTTGGTTTATCAGGATGTCCGCAAGTTTGGGACCATGGAGTTGTTGGGCAAGTCAGATGTGGAAGTCTATTTTATCAGTCGCAAAATTGGTCCTGAGCCGTCGGAGGAAGATTTTGGCTTAGAAGAATTTGTCAAAAAGTTAGCTAAGTCGAAAAAGCCCATTAAGTCGCATCTTTTGGACCAGTCTTTAGTGGCTGGTTTGGGCAATATCTATGTCGATGAGGTTTTGTTTAGAGCACAAGTTCATCCTGCTCAAGCTAGTCAGCAGCTATCGGCAGAGCAGGTGGCAGACCTCCGTCAAGCCACCATAGAAGTTCTGCGACTGGGTATCGAAAAAGGTGGCTCAACCATTCGGACCTATAAGAATGCCTTGGGCATGGACGGGACCATGCAGGATTATTTACAAGTTTATGGAAAGACAGGGCAGGCCTGTCCCCGTTGCCAGACAGAGATTGTCAAAATCCAGCTGGGCGGTCGAGGGACACATTTCTGTCCTCAGTGTCAGGTGAAACATGGCTAAAGTTATCGGTCTAACAGGAGGCATCGCCTCTGGAAAATCAACAGTTACAGCATTTCTGAGAGAACAAGGTTATCCAGTCATTGATGCGGATGCGGTTGTTCACGAATTACAGGCTAAAGGTGGCAAGCTCTATCAGGTCTTACTGGCTGAGTTTGGGGAAACTATCCTGTCAGCTGATGGCAGTCTAGATAGGGCTAAGCTGGGTCAGGCTGTTTTTGCGGATAGCAAGTTACGGGCTCGTTTGTCAGTCTTGCAGGACCAGATTATCAGGCAAGAATTGTTGACTAGAAGGGATGCTCTCAAGCAAAGGGAGCCAGTGGTTTTCATGGATATTCCCCTGCTCTACGAGGCCGATTATAGCGGGGAAGTAGATGAAGTCTGGCTGGTCTATGTCGATAGAGCGCAGCAGTTGGAACGGCTGATGAAGCGCAACGGCTTTTCAGCTCAAGAAGCAGAAAATCGGCTGGCTGCTCAGCTTTCTTTAGAGGAAAAACGGGGCAAAGCCCAAGTGGTGATTGATAATAGGGGAGCGGTTGAGGCGACCTTAGTGCAGGTTGCTCGGCTTTTGGAGGAGTTATAGGATGGAAGAAGGTAGTAGTTACTGGCAGCGAAATATGAAAGTGGCCTGGCTAGGGAATTTTTTAGCTGGAGCTAGTTTTACCTTGGTCATGCCCTTTATCTCGGTCTTCGTGGAGGAGTTGGGAGTGGCTGCTGGTCAGGTGGAATATTATGCGGGGCTGGCGGTTTCGGCCAATGCCTTTGCGGCGGCGGTTATGGCTCCTATCTGGGGTAGTTTGGCAGACCGCTACGGTCGCAAGCCTATGATGGTGCGGGCGGCCTTTGCCATGATTTTTACCATGGGAGGCATGGCCTTTGTGCCCAATGTCTTTTGGCTGATTGTCCTGCGGGTCTTGAACGGTGTGTTTACAGGTTACATTCCCAATGCGACGGCCTTGATTGCTAGTCAGGTGCCCAAGGACAAAACAGGCTATGCTCTGGGGACCTTGTCAACAGGTGCAGTAGCGGGAAACTTGATTGGGCCAACGCTAGGCGGTATTCTGGCGGAGATGTTTGGTGTCCACAATGTCTTCTTGCTGGTCGGTCTGCTTTATGCCTTGGTTGTCTTGCTAACCGTTTTTTACATTCGTGAGGATTTTGTTCCTGTCAAGAAGGAGGATACCTTGTCTATCCGACAAGTTTTTGAACAGGTCAAGGATAGGCAGATGTTGGTAGGGCTCTTTGTGACTTCTATGATTATCATCGCGGCTGCTCAGGCTGTGGTGCCGATTTTGACTCTCTATGTACGGCATCTGGGTCAGACGGACAACCTGCTCTTTGTGGCTGGTTTTATCATCTCCCTGCCTGGAATGGCCTCTTTAGTGACTTCAGGATATTTAGGAAAGTTGGGTGATAAAATTGGTAACCACAGGCTTCTCTTGATGGCTTTGACCTATAGCCTGCTGATCAATGTTCTTTGTGTATTTGCTCAAAATCCTTTTCAGCTTGGGTTACTGCGTTTTTTATATGGTTTTGGAACAGGGGCCCTCTTGCCGTCAGTCAATTCGCTCTTGACCAAGCTGACGCCCAAGGAAGGGATTTCCAGGATTTTTTCTTATAACCAGATTTTTAACAATCTTGGTTCTGTTGTGGGGCCAATGATGGGGTCAGCGGTGGCTGCTCAACTGGGCTATGACTGGGTATTTTACTTATCTAGTGGTCTGGTCTTATTTAATTTACTATGGTCCTTGGCCAATTTTAGAAATTACTTGAAAGTAAGGGATGTTTCGTGAGAGTTAAAATCAATTTGCAGTGTTCAGAATGTGGGAGTAAGAACTATCTGACCAGTAAGAATGCCAAGACCCATCCAGATAAGATTGAGGTTTTGAAATACTGTCCAAAAGAGAGAAAAGTAACCCTTCACCTTGAAACCAAATAGGTATTGTGGTATAATATGCTAAGTTATTGTAGAAAGTGAAATCATATGTATCAACTATTATTAACCATTCTTTTGATTTTATCTGTTATTTTGATTGCGGTGATTTTTATCCAACCAGCTAAGAACCAATCGAGCAACGTCTTTGATTCAACGAGCGGAGCCTTGTTTGAGCGTACTAAGGCGCGTGGTTTTGAGGCTGTGATGCAACGTATTACGGCTATTCTGATTTTCCTATGGATGTTGGATGCGCTAGCACTTGTTATCATTTCAAGTAAATAGATAAATCAGACTGGGACTTGTTCTTGGTCTATTTTTTTAGGAGTAGACCGAACTGTTCAAGGATAAGATGCTAGGAAGGGTTGAAAGTTGGAAATATGGAAATGCAGACATGCAGTTTCTCCGCTTGTCTAACCAATAAAAGAAAAACTGAGCAACATTAAGAGAAATGGGAGTGGGAAAGAACTCGACCATTCTATAGAAGAGTTCGTCTTCCCACCCCCGCACAGTTGATTAGGTCAGATTTGGAGTGTAAAACACGAACAAATCTACCAATCAACCACTGCGCTGAGATGTTGACACTAACTTTGAGGAGCGGTGCTAGGCTTGAGCCCAGCATCTTGGTAAACATTAAAATGAAAAACGATATTATAAACTATATTAAAGAAGTTGGTCCTGTGACCATGGACCAACTGGCTGATCAGTTTGGAGCCAGTTCTGCCAAGAGTTTTACAGACTTGGTCAAGCTGGTTTCCAGTATGGAAGGTAGCCGTCAGCTTGTCTTTGACAATGCGGGTCGAATTGCTCTGCCAGCACCCAAAGTGTCCAAAAACAAGGTAACCTTACAGGGTATTTTTCGTGCCCACAAGTCTGGTTTTGGCTTTGTGACTATTGATGAAGAGGAAGATGATCTCTTTGTCAGCCGTGATGATGTCAACTTCGCTATCGAGGGCGACCGAGTAGAAGTAGCCATTAAGAAAGTGGCGGACAGACTCAAGGGGACGGCTGCGGAAGCGGAAGTCATTGATATTTTGGAACATAGCCTGAAAACAGCGGTGGGCTTGATTGTTTTTGACGAAGACAGACCTGAGTATGCAGGCTACATCAAGTCTAAAAACCAGAAAATCGCTCAGAAGATTTATATCAAGAAGTCACCTCTGGTATTGACAGGAACGGAAATCCTAAAAGTCGATATCGAAGCCTATCCTAACAAGAAACGGGACCACTTTATTGCGACCATTCGGGACGTGGTGGGGCACAAGGACGATGTGGGGATTGATGTCTTGGAAGTTTTGGAATCCATGGACATTGTGTCGGAATTCCCTGATGAAGTTTTGGCGGAGGCTAATCGAGTACCAGAAAGTCCGTCTGAACAGGACTTTGCAGGACGCTTGGACCTGCGGGATGAAATTATCTTCACCATAGACGGTGCGGATGCTAAGGACTTGGACGATGCGGTCCATATCAAGCAACTCAAGAACGGTAATCTGGAGCTGGGTGTCCATATCGCCGATGTCAGCTACTATGTGACGGAAGGCTCAGCCTTGGACCAGGAAGCTGTAAAGCGTGGAACCTCTGTCTATGTGACCGACCGTGTGGTGCCAATGTTGCCAGAACGCCTGTCAAACGGCATTTGTTCCCTTAATCCGAATGTGGATCGCCTGACCCAGTCGGCTATTATGGAAATTGACCGCAAGGGCAAGGTGGTCAAGCACTGGATTGGCCAAACGGTTATCAAAACCACCTTCCGCATGACCTATTCCGATGTCAATGACATGATTGCAGGCAATCAGGAAAAGCTGGACAAATACAAGGCAATCGTGCCAAGTGTTGAGCTCATGGTCAAACTCCATGAAACCCTAGAAGCTATGCGCTACAAACGTGGTGCCCTCAACTTTGATACAGCTGAAGCCAAAATCATCGTCAACAAGGATGGTCTGCCAGTCGATATTCAACTGCGCCAGCGGGGCATTGCCGAGCGGATGATTGAGTCCTTCATGTTGGCAGCCAATGAGTGCGTTGCTGAGCATTTTGCCAAGCTGGACCTGCCTTTCATCTATCGGATCCATGAGGAGCCCAAGTCGGACAAGCTGCAGAAGTTCATCGACTATGCGACCAGCTTTGGTCTGACGGTATATGGAACGGCCAGCTCGATCAGCCAGGACGCCCTTCAGGACCTCATGGAGCGGGTCAAGGATGAACCATATGCGGATGTCCTCAACATGATGTTGCTCCGTTCCATGCAGCAGGCACGCTACTCGGAGCATAACCACGGCCACTACGGTCTGGGTGCCGAGTTCTACACCCACTTCACCAGTCCGATCCGCCGTTATCCCGATCTGCTGGTTCACCGCATGGTGCGGGAATATGGTCACAATCCTGCGGAAAAAGCAGAGCATTTTGAGCAGGTTATTCCTGAGCTTGCCAAGTCTTCGTCCAGTTTAGAACGCCGTGCCATTGAGGCAGAGCGGGAAGTCGAAGCCATGAAGAAGGCAGAGTACATGCAAGAATTTGTTGGGCAAGAGTTTGATGGTGTGGTGTCTAGCGTGGTCAAGTTTGGTCTTTTTGTCGAGTTACCAAACACGGTTGAAGGTCTGATTCATATCACCAACCTCAACGAATACTACCAGTTCCACGAACGAACTCTGACCTTGCAGGGTGAGAAATCAGGTCGGGTCTTCCGTGTCGGTCAGCCAATCCGTATCAAATTAACGCGGGCAGACAAGATGACAGGGGAAATTGATTTTGCCCACGTGCCGTCCGAGCTGGATATTGTGGAAAAAGCTCTGAAAGCCAAACGGAGAACGGCCAGTCACTCCAACCGTGACCGTGATGATCGGTCAGGGCGAGGACGGGGCAAGCACCACAAACAAGAAGCCGCTGGTCGCGACAGCAAACATCACAAGTCTGGAAAAGACCACAAGTCAAAAAGTGGGAAAAAAGACAAGAAAAAGAAACCATTTTACAAAGAAGTGGCTAAAAAGAACAAGAAGAAAAGGAGATAGGCATGGCCAAGGGTGAGGGCAATGTGATTGCACAGAATAAAAAAGCCCGCCACGACTATACCATTGTCGATACAGTGGAGGCGGGGATGGTCCTGACGGGGACGGAGATTAAGTCTATTCGTGCGGGGCGGATTAACCTCAAGGACGGCTTTGCCCAGATTAAGCAGGGCGAGGCTTGGCTGGTCAATGTCCATATCGCTCCCTATGATGAGGGCAATATCTGGAACCAGGAGCCAACACGGACCCGCAAGCTCCTCTTGCGGAAGAAGCAGATTGAGTCCTTGGGCAATGAGGTCAAGGGAACAGGGATGACCCTGGTGCCCCTCAAGGTCTATATCAAGGACGGCTTTGCCAAGGTCTTGATTGGGCTTGCCAAAGGGAAGCACGACTACGACAAGCGAGAGTCCATCAAACGCCGTGAGCAAGACCGTGATATCAAACGGACCATGAAGGCTATCAATAGTCGGTAGACTGGGAGGAATCCTGGTCTTTTATTGCTTGCAAACTTCATGAAGTTTTTCTACAATATTAGCATGGAAAAGGAGAGATAATGACTGTTTTAGTTCCTTACAAACGCATGCCCGTTTGGAATCAGGATACGGTTCCCCAGCATTTTTTGACCAAGCACAATACCAAGGTGGGTACCTGGGCCAAAATCAAGGTTTTGAAGGGGAAGCTCAAATTTGAGCCGATTTCAGATGATAATGAGATCTTAGGAGAATATGTCTATGGTCCGACAGATGATGTTCCCTTTGTTGAGCCACAGGCTTGGCATCGGGTGACCTTGTTGACAGAGGATACGGAATTTTTCTTGGAATTTTTCTGTCAACCAGAGGATTATTTTGCTAAAAAGTACGACTATACGCGGACGCATTCGGAGGTCTTGGAGGCCTTGAATACTATCAAACCTTGTAAGGTCTTGGACTTGGGATGCGGTCATGGTAGGAACAGTCTTTACTTGGCTCAGCAGGGTTTTGAGGTGACGGCAGTTGATAAGCATGTGCCGAGCATTCAGACACTCTTGCAGGTCAAGGAAGTGGAGGACTTGGACTTACAGGCTGGGACCTATGATATTAACTCAGCCAGTTTGGAGCAGGACTACGACTGGATTATCTCAACAGTGGTTTTCATGTTTTTGGAGCGTGACCGTGTACCCGCCATTATCCAAAATATGCAGGAACGAACAAGACCGGGTGGTTACAACTTGATTGTAGCAGCCATGGATACGGAAGATGCCCCTTGTCCTATGAATTTCTCCTTTACTTTCGGCGAAGGTGAGTTGAAGGAATACTATCGTGACTGGGAACTGGTCAAATACAATGAAGACTTTGGTCAACTCCATAAGCGGGATGAGAATGGCAATTTCCTCAAGATGCGGTTTGCGACGATGTTGGCAAGAAAGAAGTAGAGGGCAACCTCTCTTTTTTCAAAACAAATTTGTTTACAAATGTAGTCAAGTTTTGTATAATTTGATTACAAACGTAGTCAAAAGGAGTGTTATCATGCAAAAAGAAAGTATTAGTGTATCAGGCATGACCTGTGCTTCCTGTGCCATGACAGTAGAAAAAGCTGTCGGGAAATTGACAGGAGTAGAGGAAGTCAGCGTCAATTTGGCAACTGAAAAATTGAGTGTCAGTTTTGATGAAAATGTCTTAAGCCTGAGCGACATTGGTCAAGCAGTTGAAAAGGCGGGTTATGGTTTGGTTCGCAACCTTATTACCGAAACCTATGCTATCGAGGGCATGACCTGTGCATCTTGTGCCATGACAGTTGAAAAAGCTCTGGGGAAACTAGAGGGAGTGGAAGAAATCAGTGTCAATTTGGCAACGGAAAAGGCGACACTCCGCTACAATCGTGACCTGCAAAATCCAACCAGTCTAGAAAAGGCGGTTGAAGAAGCTGGTTATCAGCTTATTCGACCAGATGAAGTGGAAGAGATGGTGGATAAGGGACCAAGCAGGGAAGAAAATCTATGGGACCGCTTTGTCTGGTCAGCTGTTTTCACCCTTCCCTTGCTTTATATTGCCATGGGACCCATGTTGCCTTTTGGTGGTCTGCCTTTGCCAGCTTTGCTCCATCAACCGCTCGTTTTTGCGGTCAGTCAAATCCTCTTGCTCATCCCTATCCTTTATATCGGACGCAGTTTTTTCACAAAAGGCTTTAAAACCCTTTTGCAAGGTCATCCGAATATGGACTCACTCATCGCCGTTGGAACAGGTGCTGCCTTGGTTCAAGGTCTTTTGATGGTTGCTTTTCTTCTGATGGGGAAAGAAGTAGCCATGCACGGTCACCATCCTGAACTCTATTTTGAATCAGCTGCTGTTATTTTAACCCTGATTACCCTGGGGAAATATTTTGAAGCTAGGTCTAAAGGTCAAACTTCTGAGGCCATTAAGAAGCTGATGAATTTGGCTCCCAAGACTGCCCAAGTGCTAAGAGATGGACAAGAAATCCAAGTGCCTTTGGAAGAGGTGGTTGTGGGGGACTTCCTTATTGTCCGCCCTGGTGAAAAAATTGCGGTGGATGGGGTTGTGGTTCAGGGACAATCGACTGTCGATGAGTCCATGTTGACGGGTGAGAGCCTGCCAGTTCAGAAGATGGAAGGTGATAGCATCTTTGGTGGAACCTTAAACCAGCAAGGGGCTATCACTATGCAAGCTACCAAGGTCGGTCGTGATACGACTCTGGCTCAGATTATTCGCTTGGTAGAAGAGGCACAGGGCTCTAAGGCTCCCATAGCCAAATTGGCTGACCAAGTATCTGCCGTCTTTGTGCCCATTGTCATGGGTCTTGCTGTCCTCTCAGGACTGGCTTGGTTGCTCTTAGGGCAACATTCCTGGATTTTCTCTCTGTCCATTACCATCTCGGTCTTGGTCATCGCCTGCCCTTGTGCTCTGGGCCTAGCAACTCCGACGGCCATCATGGTCGGGACTGGAAAAGGGGCAGAAAACGGTCTTCTGTTCAAGTCTGGTCAAGCTATTGAGACCCTACAAGGTGTGAATACCATTGTCTTCGACAAGACGGGGACCATTACTGAGGGCAAGCCTCAGGTGACAGACATTCATCTCTTGTCTACGAAAAATCGTGAGCAGGTTCTCCAGCTGGCCGCAAGTGGCGAGCAATTTTCTGAGCATCCCTTGGCTCAAGCCCTTCTGCAAGCTGCTCAGACAGAAAAGATTGAACTCTTGCCCGCCACCGATTTTCAGGCGCTTTCAGGTCGTGGTCTTTCGGTGACAATAGCAGAGCAGACCATCTATCTGGGAAATGAACGGTTGATGCGGGAACAGGGAATTGATGTTTCCCAAGGACCTGCAGTTGCGGAGGCATTTGCCCATCAAGCCAAGACGCCTGTTTTCCTAGCAACCCAGCAAGAATTACTAGCAGTCATTGCCATTGCTGATAAAGTAAAAGAGACCAGCCGTCAGGCTGTCCAGGCTCTGCAAGCTATGGGATTAGAAGTGGTCATGCTGACAGGAGACAATGAAAAAACTGCCCAGGCCATTGCCAAGGAAGTCGGCATTGAGCAGGTGGTCAGTCAGGTCCTGCCAGATGACAAGGCCAACCAAGTCAAGCTCTTACAAGAAGAGGGCAAAACAGTCGCTATGGTGGGGGATGGCATCAACGATGCCCCAGCCCTTGCTCAAGCCCATGTGGGTCTGGCCATTGGTTCAGGGACAGATATTGCTATCGAGTCTGCCGATATTGTTCTCATGCATAGTGACATCTTGGATGTGGTCAAGGCTGTCAAACTCAGCCAGGCAACCATGCGGACCATCAAACAAAATCTCTTCTGGGCCTTTGCTTATAATGTGATTGGCATTCCAATCGCCATGGGGCTCTTACATGTATTTGGTGGACCTCTGCTCAATCCTATGTTTGCAGGTGCAGCCATGGCCCTCAGCTCAGTGTCAGTCGT is drawn from Streptococcus sp. 29892 and contains these coding sequences:
- a CDS encoding MurR/RpiR family transcriptional regulator, whose protein sequence is MLQTPKHITAIIEAHLDQMTKLEKQIASYFTQLDPASADLSLENTTQTLHISPSALTRFAKKCGFSGYREFVFAFQNNQQYLDKHFEKLQRSLTKNVLIDYEEILTATNNLVDEEKLEEIAKLIDSSKRVYFYGIGSSGLVAMEIKSRFMRLGVVCDAITDKNNLIWTTNILDQTCLVIGLSLSGQTEEVIEHLHLATQKGSTTALLTTKVPPQPTFDQIIPVASVRHLNYGNRISPQIPLLIMLDVIYAYFLAIDKERKESIFKQTIKE
- the ybeY gene encoding rRNA maturation RNase YbeY; this encodes MYIEMIDETGQVSAQMQEQITELLQFAAEKIGKQNKEMAVTFVDNARVHEVNLEYRGIDRPTDVVSLEYKPESEIIFDEEDLLDNPELAEMMEDFDAYIGELYISIDKAREQADDYGHSYEREMGFLAVHGFLHINGYDHYTPEEEAEMFGLQEEILTAYGLTRE
- a CDS encoding diacylglycerol kinase family protein, which translates into the protein MDLQENNSKNRWKNRELMASLDFAMSGLLTAFKEERNMKKHLASAVLVVLAGLIFQVSVTEWLFLLLSISLVIAFEIMNSAIESVVDLASDYHFHLLAKNAKDMAAGAVLFVSGFALLTGLIIFVPKIWDFIF
- the era gene encoding GTPase Era; its protein translation is MTFKSGFVAILGRPNVGKSTFLNYVMGQKIAIMSDKAQTTRNKIMGIYTTEEEQIVFIDTPGIHKPKTALGDFMVESAYSTLREVDTVLFMVPADEKRGKGDDMIMERLKQAKVPVILVVNKIDKVHPDQLLEQIDDFRQQMDFREIVPISATQGNNVNRLMEILKENLDEGFQYFPADQITDHPERFLVSEMIREKVLHLTREEIPHSVAVVIESMKRDEFTDKVHIRATIMVERDSQKGIIIGKQGAMLKKIGSMARRDIELMLGDKVFLETWVKVKKNWRDKKLDLADFGYNEKEY
- a CDS encoding GNAT family N-acetyltransferase, which produces MTIRAVNEQTLSIWASFAIQVWQTKEQVLIEKFSNNEFPFEFLYYSQSEEPIAWISLSLRHDYVEGCQASPVAYLEGIFISPNYRSQGIAKELLNFAEHWAKSQGICQLGSDAELDNLLSQNFHIKHGFREVSRTVHYVRDLNSE
- the mutM gene encoding DNA-formamidopyrimidine glycosylase encodes the protein MPELPEVETVRRGLKRLVKGKVIEKVKVTYAPMVKTGVDTFCQDLIGQEIEHVERRGKYLLLYLTDFVLISHLRMEGKYNFFPEQVPTNKHFHVLFTFTDGSTLVYQDVRKFGTMELLGKSDVEVYFISRKIGPEPSEEDFGLEEFVKKLAKSKKPIKSHLLDQSLVAGLGNIYVDEVLFRAQVHPAQASQQLSAEQVADLRQATIEVLRLGIEKGGSTIRTYKNALGMDGTMQDYLQVYGKTGQACPRCQTEIVKIQLGGRGTHFCPQCQVKHG
- the coaE gene encoding dephospho-CoA kinase (Dephospho-CoA kinase (CoaE) performs the final step in coenzyme A biosynthesis.) — encoded protein: MAKVIGLTGGIASGKSTVTAFLREQGYPVIDADAVVHELQAKGGKLYQVLLAEFGETILSADGSLDRAKLGQAVFADSKLRARLSVLQDQIIRQELLTRRDALKQREPVVFMDIPLLYEADYSGEVDEVWLVYVDRAQQLERLMKRNGFSAQEAENRLAAQLSLEEKRGKAQVVIDNRGAVEATLVQVARLLEEL
- a CDS encoding multidrug efflux MFS transporter, coding for MEEGSSYWQRNMKVAWLGNFLAGASFTLVMPFISVFVEELGVAAGQVEYYAGLAVSANAFAAAVMAPIWGSLADRYGRKPMMVRAAFAMIFTMGGMAFVPNVFWLIVLRVLNGVFTGYIPNATALIASQVPKDKTGYALGTLSTGAVAGNLIGPTLGGILAEMFGVHNVFLLVGLLYALVVLLTVFYIREDFVPVKKEDTLSIRQVFEQVKDRQMLVGLFVTSMIIIAAAQAVVPILTLYVRHLGQTDNLLFVAGFIISLPGMASLVTSGYLGKLGDKIGNHRLLLMALTYSLLINVLCVFAQNPFQLGLLRFLYGFGTGALLPSVNSLLTKLTPKEGISRIFSYNQIFNNLGSVVGPMMGSAVAAQLGYDWVFYLSSGLVLFNLLWSLANFRNYLKVRDVS
- the rpmG gene encoding 50S ribosomal protein L33, with protein sequence MRVKINLQCSECGSKNYLTSKNAKTHPDKIEVLKYCPKERKVTLHLETK
- the secG gene encoding preprotein translocase subunit SecG — its product is MYQLLLTILLILSVILIAVIFIQPAKNQSSNVFDSTSGALFERTKARGFEAVMQRITAILIFLWMLDALALVIISSK